One window from the genome of Pseudomonas frederiksbergensis encodes:
- a CDS encoding sel1 repeat family protein: MESHALAVLCGASLHQSHVTQGLQMMRWILLLACLPLAACGTGDAFNFPKKAPSVKALTEIEAKLAFTCQHETIPAPSAESDVLFQYARWLQKNNQLKQDKTVDAEIERLYRIAAENGHFKANINLQNGAMRGRFELRGAQHLRMSQQLIDAGVATGYYFIGIFLQQGSAGLRQDADMSLRYFRKAADEGNAQAQYLVGDRLAPSDVAPDVARQMRRCAAEQGNGEAAVALGINLKNKGLYQQAIEAFQLGMVAGDEASAGWLEEAFRAHPITDKLHYLGQQEDLERAKRYKTIWRILARYSYANPTVPEINEILPLPPAELPEWDGKLQWLEARLANVPPQKPSEALIRELAEAKGLEPATGRPTPRSPAFITIPQPAPTCHSGQACPHTGYWIAGAYDVIRRFEQGEILPTLNVRKWESRFLLPDRETVGPEKVEWMFHG; the protein is encoded by the coding sequence ATGGAAAGCCATGCACTGGCCGTGCTGTGTGGAGCTTCATTACACCAAAGCCACGTTACTCAAGGACTTCAAATGATGCGCTGGATTCTTCTACTGGCCTGCCTGCCGCTGGCCGCTTGCGGCACCGGTGACGCTTTTAATTTTCCCAAGAAGGCCCCTTCCGTGAAGGCTTTAACCGAGATCGAGGCCAAGCTGGCCTTCACCTGCCAACACGAAACGATCCCCGCGCCGTCCGCTGAAAGTGACGTGCTGTTTCAATACGCCCGTTGGTTGCAAAAGAACAACCAGCTCAAGCAGGACAAAACCGTTGATGCCGAGATTGAACGGCTGTATCGCATCGCCGCCGAGAACGGCCATTTCAAAGCCAATATCAATCTGCAGAACGGAGCAATGCGCGGTCGTTTCGAGCTCAGGGGCGCCCAGCATTTGCGTATGAGCCAACAATTAATCGATGCAGGCGTGGCGACGGGTTACTACTTCATAGGGATTTTCCTGCAACAGGGCTCGGCGGGGTTGCGACAGGACGCCGACATGTCGTTGCGTTACTTCCGTAAGGCGGCCGATGAGGGCAACGCCCAAGCCCAGTATCTTGTTGGCGATAGGCTGGCACCCAGCGACGTTGCGCCGGACGTTGCCCGCCAGATGCGTCGTTGCGCTGCTGAGCAAGGTAATGGCGAAGCAGCCGTGGCTTTAGGCATCAACCTTAAAAACAAGGGTCTGTATCAACAGGCCATAGAGGCATTCCAATTAGGAATGGTTGCTGGTGATGAAGCCTCGGCCGGTTGGTTGGAAGAAGCATTTAGGGCTCATCCCATTACCGATAAGCTGCACTACCTCGGCCAACAAGAAGACCTCGAACGCGCCAAGCGCTACAAAACAATCTGGCGAATCCTGGCGAGGTATTCCTACGCCAACCCCACCGTTCCCGAAATCAACGAAATTCTCCCCTTGCCACCCGCCGAACTGCCCGAGTGGGACGGCAAACTCCAATGGCTCGAAGCCCGCCTGGCCAATGTCCCGCCGCAGAAACCCAGCGAGGCACTGATCCGCGAGCTGGCCGAGGCCAAAGGTCTCGAACCCGCCACCGGCAGGCCCACGCCCCGCTCACCTGCGTTCATCACGATCCCCCAACCCGCACCGACCTGCCACAGCGGCCAGGCCTGCCCGCATACCGGCTACTGGATCGCCGGCGCGTACGACGTCATCCGCCGCTTCGAACAGGGCGAGATCCTGCCAACACTAAACGTACGCAAATGGGAAAGCCGTTTCCTGCTCCCGGATCGGGAGACAGTTGGCCCGGAAAAGGTTGAGTGGATGTTCCATGGATGA
- a CDS encoding PAAR domain-containing protein produces MKFGGIGVARVGDPVDCPTPGHGRTVIAEGHPTFKDNGVPVAFDGHRCACGCALISSMPGARAR; encoded by the coding sequence ATGAAATTCGGTGGCATCGGGGTCGCTCGGGTAGGCGATCCAGTGGACTGCCCGACTCCAGGTCACGGCCGGACGGTCATCGCCGAAGGTCACCCTACATTCAAAGACAATGGTGTGCCGGTGGCTTTTGACGGTCATCGTTGCGCCTGTGGTTGTGCGCTGATTTCGTCGATGCCTGGCGCGAGGGCACGTTGA
- a CDS encoding ImcF-related family protein — MQLRSFIVVWAVASGLLLINAIMGAMVWRYPQWLGIQAGSDHQALWLLGISAMALLAALYLGGFHFLGYVMGRSAYRTYQTDNGPAVDKAEPHSVNEDASNGLRNYLRHLYGPLWRHKTRLLLIVGEPTEITAIAPHLAKKKWLEGQRTVLLWGGSLQETLESPLLDQWLGLRRGRALDGVVWALTPEQSADAVALDKGLRHLQELARRARRQLPLHLWQVCENAWSQEGRESQPVGCLLPAKVTPAMLEDCLEELVEPLRHQGIAQMKLKKQMHHDFLLRLSRDLQANGIARWRQALAPLLSGFNPGLLLRGVWFSQPLRATDSGEIEHFWWPDPAWHGVQRDKAVGARLGWRAPRVAYGLFLGLAVMWGAGMVLSFVSNRAQIVQVQAVSTALQQASTPEAQLLALNELVQVLARLDHRAVYGAPWYQRFGLNRNPQLLETLWPRYVEANKRLVRDPAAARLREQLEALVKLAPGSPQRVERSAVAYDQLKAYLMMARPEKAEADLLVKTLAHAEPTREGVSPALWRTVAANVWQFYAEQLAAHPDWRIEADPRLVAQVRQALLDQLGQRNAEASLYQQVLDDAAQHYPALGLAQMVGDTEAAGLFSSKASVPGVFTRQAWEGQVRRAIDEIAQARREEIDWVLSDRPGGVDARLTPHELKTRLTERYFQDYASAWLVFLNSLRTREPKSLDAVIDQLTLMGDVRQSPLIALLNTLAYQGQAGTRAPALSDSLMKSAHKLIGPDTAPLIDPLVDFPGGPLDATFGPLLTLLKGGTDNLNLQAYLTQVTRVRLKLQQISTASDPMEMTQALAQTVFQGRDIDLTDTQSYGRLMAASLGAQWAGVGEMLFVQPLEQAWQRVLQPSVAGLNSQWQRSIVGHWNAAFAGRYPFAATASDASLPMLGQMIRADTGRIERFLHSQLSGVLRKEGNRWVADPRHGRGLRVNPQFLAAVNQLSDLADVLYTDGGLGLSFELSGKGVRDVVQTTFILNGEKHEYFNQKERWQRFGWPGRSDYPGVSLTWTSVHTGERLFADYAGTWGLIRLLEQAKFTPLDDGDSRYRMVLKAPDGLGLTWHLRTELDAGPMTLLKLRGFTLPGRIFLEGRGAAEG, encoded by the coding sequence ATGCAGCTGCGAAGTTTTATAGTCGTGTGGGCGGTGGCCAGCGGTCTGTTGCTGATCAACGCGATCATGGGCGCCATGGTGTGGCGTTACCCCCAATGGCTGGGCATTCAGGCTGGCAGCGACCATCAGGCGCTCTGGTTGCTGGGCATATCCGCAATGGCCCTGCTAGCGGCGTTGTACCTGGGCGGTTTCCATTTTCTAGGCTATGTGATGGGACGTTCGGCTTACCGAACGTATCAGACGGACAATGGCCCGGCTGTCGATAAGGCCGAACCCCACTCGGTAAACGAAGATGCATCGAACGGACTGCGTAATTACCTCCGCCACCTATACGGCCCCCTCTGGCGCCACAAAACCCGCCTCCTGCTCATCGTCGGCGAACCCACCGAGATCACCGCCATCGCCCCGCACCTGGCGAAGAAGAAATGGCTCGAAGGCCAGCGCACTGTGCTGCTTTGGGGCGGCAGCCTCCAGGAAACGCTGGAAAGCCCACTGCTGGATCAGTGGCTCGGCCTGCGTCGTGGGCGCGCATTGGATGGCGTGGTCTGGGCGCTGACCCCGGAGCAAAGCGCCGATGCCGTGGCGCTGGACAAGGGGTTGCGGCATTTGCAGGAGCTGGCGCGGCGGGCACGTCGGCAGTTGCCGTTGCACCTGTGGCAGGTGTGCGAGAACGCATGGTCCCAGGAGGGTCGCGAAAGCCAGCCGGTGGGTTGTCTGTTGCCGGCCAAGGTGACGCCAGCGATGCTGGAGGATTGTCTGGAGGAACTGGTCGAGCCGCTGCGTCACCAGGGCATTGCGCAGATGAAGCTCAAGAAGCAGATGCACCACGATTTCCTGCTGCGCTTGTCCCGGGATTTGCAGGCCAATGGCATCGCCCGTTGGCGGCAGGCGTTGGCACCGTTGTTGAGTGGTTTCAACCCTGGGTTGCTGCTGCGCGGGGTGTGGTTCAGCCAGCCGTTGCGCGCCACTGACAGTGGCGAGATCGAGCACTTCTGGTGGCCGGATCCGGCGTGGCATGGCGTGCAGCGCGACAAGGCCGTCGGCGCTCGCCTGGGCTGGCGTGCACCGCGAGTCGCCTACGGGCTGTTCCTGGGGTTGGCGGTGATGTGGGGCGCGGGAATGGTGCTGTCGTTCGTCAGCAACCGGGCGCAGATCGTCCAGGTGCAGGCCGTGTCGACGGCGTTGCAACAGGCATCGACCCCGGAGGCACAATTGCTGGCGCTCAATGAACTGGTCCAAGTGCTGGCGCGCCTGGATCACCGCGCCGTATACGGTGCACCTTGGTATCAGCGCTTTGGCTTGAACCGCAACCCCCAGCTGCTCGAAACGCTCTGGCCACGTTATGTCGAGGCCAATAAGCGCCTGGTGCGGGATCCGGCGGCGGCACGCTTGCGCGAGCAGCTGGAGGCGTTGGTCAAGCTGGCGCCGGGCAGTCCCCAGCGCGTCGAGCGCTCGGCGGTTGCCTATGATCAGCTCAAGGCGTACCTGATGATGGCGCGCCCGGAAAAAGCCGAGGCGGATCTTCTGGTCAAGACGCTTGCCCATGCCGAACCCACCCGGGAGGGCGTGTCCCCCGCGCTCTGGCGAACGGTGGCGGCCAACGTCTGGCAGTTCTACGCCGAGCAACTGGCCGCGCACCCCGACTGGCGCATCGAGGCCGACCCTCGGTTGGTGGCGCAGGTGCGCCAGGCGTTGCTCGACCAGTTGGGCCAGCGCAACGCCGAGGCCAGCCTGTATCAACAGGTGCTGGACGACGCGGCCCAGCATTACCCGGCCCTGGGCCTGGCGCAAATGGTCGGCGACACCGAGGCTGCCGGGCTGTTTTCCAGCAAGGCCAGCGTGCCGGGGGTGTTCACACGCCAGGCCTGGGAGGGCCAGGTGCGCCGGGCCATCGACGAGATCGCCCAGGCGCGGCGAGAGGAAATCGACTGGGTGCTCAGCGACAGGCCCGGCGGGGTCGATGCCCGGTTGACGCCGCACGAGCTCAAGACGCGCCTGACCGAGCGCTATTTCCAGGACTACGCCAGCGCCTGGCTGGTGTTCCTCAACAGCCTGCGCACCCGTGAACCGAAAAGCCTGGACGCGGTGATCGACCAGCTGACGCTGATGGGCGATGTGCGTCAATCGCCGCTGATCGCGCTGCTCAACACCCTGGCCTATCAAGGGCAAGCCGGCACTCGCGCACCGGCCCTCAGCGACTCGTTGATGAAGTCCGCACACAAACTGATCGGGCCGGACACGGCGCCGCTGATCGACCCACTGGTGGATTTTCCAGGTGGACCGCTGGACGCCACTTTCGGACCGCTGCTGACCCTGCTCAAGGGCGGCACTGATAATTTGAACCTGCAGGCCTACCTCACCCAAGTGACCCGCGTGCGCCTGAAGCTGCAACAGATCAGCACCGCCAGCGACCCCATGGAAATGACCCAGGCGCTGGCGCAAACCGTGTTCCAGGGCCGTGACATCGACCTGACCGATACCCAGTCCTATGGCCGGTTGATGGCGGCGAGCCTGGGTGCGCAATGGGCCGGCGTTGGCGAAATGCTGTTCGTGCAGCCGCTGGAACAGGCCTGGCAGCGGGTGCTGCAACCGTCGGTGGCGGGCCTTAACAGCCAGTGGCAGCGCTCGATCGTCGGGCATTGGAACGCGGCCTTCGCCGGGCGTTATCCGTTTGCCGCGACTGCCAGCGATGCTTCGTTGCCGATGTTGGGGCAGATGATCCGCGCCGACACGGGGCGCATCGAGCGCTTCCTGCACAGTCAGTTGAGCGGCGTGCTGCGCAAGGAGGGCAACCGCTGGGTGGCCGACCCGCGCCATGGCCGTGGCTTGCGGGTCAACCCGCAGTTCCTGGCGGCGGTCAATCAACTGAGCGACCTGGCCGACGTGCTCTACACCGATGGCGGCCTGGGGTTGAGCTTCGAACTGAGTGGCAAAGGTGTGCGCGATGTGGTGCAGACCACGTTCATCCTCAATGGCGAAAAACATGAGTACTTCAACCAGAAGGAACGCTGGCAGCGCTTCGGCTGGCCGGGGCGCAGCGATTATCCCGGGGTCAGCCTGACCTGGACCAGCGTCCACACCGGCGAACGACTGTTCGCCGACTACGCCGGCACCTGGGGCCTGATCCGCTTGCTGGAACAGGCCAAGTTCACGCCGCTGGACGATGGCGACAGCCGCTATCGCATGGTGCTCAAGGCCCCCGATGGCCTGGGCCTGACCTGGCACCTGCGCACCGAACTGGATGCCGGGCCGATGACGTTGCTCAAGTTACGCGGGTTTACGTTGCCGGGGCGGATATTTCTGGAGGGGCGTGGCGCGGCGGAAGGATAG
- a CDS encoding MFS transporter — protein MAIRNTQADATSISATPQSSPLVMRIIGAVALAHLINDLIQAVLPSIYPMLKDSYGLTFTQVGLITLTFQLTASLLQPWVGYHTDRHPKPWLLPAGTVCTLIGIVMMSMVGSFALILLAAALIGIGSSTFHPEASRVARLASGGRYGLAQSTFQVGGNAGSAFGPLLAAAIIIPYGQGNVAWFGLFALFALFVLYRISRWYANHLNLFKLKQGQAATHGLSKGRVMSALVVLGLLVFSKYFYMASFTSYFTFYLIEKFDLSVASSQLHLFLFLGAVAAGTFFGGPIGDRIGRKAVIWFSILGVAPFTLILPHVDLLWTSILSVVIGFILASAFSAIVVYAQELVPGNVGMIAGVFFGLMFGFGGIGAALLGHLADVRGIEYVYWLCSFLPLLGVLAIFLPKTKKA, from the coding sequence ATGGCTATCCGCAATACCCAGGCCGACGCGACGTCCATTTCCGCCACGCCCCAAAGCAGCCCGTTGGTCATGCGCATCATTGGTGCGGTGGCGCTGGCCCACTTGATCAACGACCTGATCCAGGCCGTGCTGCCTTCCATCTACCCGATGCTCAAGGACAGCTACGGCCTGACCTTCACCCAGGTTGGCTTGATCACACTCACGTTCCAGTTGACCGCATCTTTGTTGCAGCCTTGGGTCGGCTATCACACCGACCGTCATCCCAAGCCCTGGCTGTTGCCGGCCGGGACGGTGTGCACGCTGATCGGTATTGTGATGATGTCCATGGTCGGCAGCTTTGCCTTGATCCTGCTGGCGGCTGCCTTGATCGGCATCGGCTCGTCGACCTTCCACCCCGAGGCATCGCGGGTCGCGCGACTGGCTTCCGGTGGCCGTTATGGCCTGGCGCAGTCGACCTTCCAGGTGGGCGGGAACGCCGGCTCCGCATTCGGCCCGCTGCTGGCCGCGGCGATCATCATTCCCTATGGGCAAGGCAACGTGGCCTGGTTCGGCTTGTTCGCGCTGTTTGCCTTGTTCGTGCTGTACCGCATCAGCCGTTGGTATGCCAATCACCTGAACCTGTTCAAGCTCAAGCAAGGCCAGGCGGCAACCCACGGCTTATCCAAGGGGCGGGTCATGAGTGCTTTGGTGGTGCTTGGCCTGTTGGTGTTCTCGAAGTATTTCTACATGGCCAGTTTCACCAGTTACTTCACCTTCTACCTGATCGAAAAGTTCGACCTGTCAGTGGCGTCTTCCCAACTGCACTTGTTCCTGTTCCTTGGCGCGGTGGCGGCGGGGACCTTTTTCGGCGGCCCGATCGGCGACAGGATCGGGCGCAAGGCGGTGATCTGGTTCTCGATCCTCGGCGTGGCGCCATTCACCCTGATCCTGCCTCATGTCGACCTGCTGTGGACCAGCATCCTCAGCGTGGTGATCGGCTTCATCCTGGCCTCTGCGTTCTCTGCCATCGTCGTGTACGCCCAGGAACTGGTGCCGGGCAATGTCGGCATGATCGCCGGCGTATTCTTTGGCTTGATGTTCGGTTTCGGTGGGATTGGTGCTGCGTTGCTGGGGCATCTGGCAGACGTTCGCGGCATCGAATACGTGTATTGGTTGTGCTCGTTCCTGCCGTTGCTTGGGGTGTTGGCGATCTTTTTGCCCAAGACAAAGAAGGCTTGA
- a CDS encoding methyl-accepting chemotaxis protein — translation MQAFLSPGIRLLGHFGFARKFQLLFLLFILPLMGSLWLIGQDYRDKLNLISVERAGVRQLLALDNLDNLLAAQRNRAARWRATETNRQPTPATLAAMAAFDAVQPALNQAANDLGATLQAEGAEADTLARYQTLQASLNGLDSKSLGTVGWWPDGYDRFTAALSALQALREQIVMDNRLTLASWLETYLLTQISTQQTPDLIERVGRLASVGQASVVSGQFTLQSRLQLRDLRSRIGDARDQLVKTGALLETRLPSELQTWAGQFQGSLKNLDGGLKTLDDGVFGGSISLKPEGFEKLMDALLVDLATLRQQSLVALDTRLDHYHGSAIRQFTLVAMVLGCLLLAALYLFICLQASIRRSASGITLLAEALRDGNLSLQVPVQGRDELAAISTALNVAVVQLRSSLLGVDHETLQLSDAVRILNTHSSGALGEVEAQQMQISQIAAAATQLAATSQGVAKSCEQASDSAQQTRRIAADSSRDSQRTTASIQQLNQRLNETAAALGRVSEQGQQIQLVVDTIRGVAEQTNLLALNAAIEAARAGEQGRGFAVVADEVRSLSQRTQSSTQQIAGTVDSLRATVNEAVSLMEAACGQAQTDAQAVTGLGERLGEIASAVQSVTDTLAQIATAVDEQASTADEVSGNIQQVDQAAMRLLEGARAVNLAADTLSQGSQALSANTGRFQLG, via the coding sequence ATGCAGGCTTTTCTATCACCGGGCATCCGGTTGCTGGGGCATTTTGGTTTCGCCCGTAAATTCCAATTGTTGTTCCTGTTGTTCATCCTGCCGCTCATGGGCAGCTTGTGGCTCATTGGCCAGGATTATCGCGACAAGCTCAACCTGATTTCCGTGGAGCGCGCCGGTGTCCGCCAGTTACTGGCCTTGGACAACCTGGACAACCTGCTCGCCGCCCAGCGCAACCGCGCGGCGCGCTGGCGGGCCACGGAGACCAATCGACAACCTACCCCCGCGACGCTCGCCGCCATGGCCGCGTTCGATGCGGTGCAACCGGCACTCAACCAGGCCGCCAATGATCTTGGCGCGACGCTGCAGGCCGAAGGCGCCGAAGCCGACACCCTCGCCCGCTATCAGACCTTGCAGGCCAGCCTCAACGGCCTGGACTCCAAGAGCCTGGGCACCGTAGGCTGGTGGCCGGACGGCTACGATCGTTTCACCGCAGCCCTCAGCGCCTTGCAAGCGTTGCGCGAACAGATCGTCATGGACAATCGCCTGACGCTTGCTTCCTGGCTGGAAACCTACCTGCTGACGCAAATCTCGACCCAGCAGACCCCTGATCTGATCGAACGTGTCGGCCGCCTGGCCAGCGTTGGCCAAGCCTCGGTGGTGTCAGGCCAATTCACCTTGCAGAGCCGCCTGCAACTGCGCGACTTGCGTAGCCGCATCGGCGACGCCCGGGATCAATTGGTCAAGACCGGTGCGCTGCTGGAAACACGCCTGCCCAGCGAATTGCAGACCTGGGCCGGCCAATTCCAAGGCAGCCTCAAGAACCTGGACGGCGGTTTGAAAACGCTGGATGACGGCGTGTTCGGCGGCTCCATCAGTCTCAAACCGGAAGGCTTCGAGAAACTCATGGATGCCCTTCTCGTTGACCTGGCGACTTTGCGGCAACAATCGCTGGTGGCCCTGGACACCCGGCTGGACCACTACCATGGCTCGGCGATCCGCCAGTTCACCTTGGTCGCCATGGTGCTTGGCTGCCTGTTGCTGGCCGCGCTGTACCTCTTCATCTGCCTGCAGGCCTCCATTCGCCGCAGCGCCAGTGGCATTACGCTGTTGGCCGAAGCCCTGCGTGACGGAAACCTCAGCCTGCAAGTACCGGTGCAAGGGCGCGACGAGCTGGCTGCGATCAGCACCGCGCTCAATGTCGCCGTGGTGCAGTTGCGCAGCAGCCTGCTGGGTGTGGATCACGAGACGCTGCAACTGAGCGACGCCGTGCGCATCCTCAATACACACTCCAGCGGAGCCTTGGGCGAAGTCGAGGCACAGCAGATGCAAATCAGCCAGATTGCCGCCGCCGCGACGCAACTGGCCGCGACCTCCCAAGGCGTTGCGAAAAGTTGTGAACAGGCGTCAGACAGCGCCCAGCAAACCCGCCGCATCGCCGCCGACAGCAGTCGCGACAGCCAACGCACCACGGCAAGTATCCAGCAGCTCAACCAGCGACTCAACGAAACCGCCGCTGCCTTGGGCCGGGTCAGTGAACAGGGCCAACAGATCCAGCTGGTGGTCGATACCATTCGCGGCGTGGCCGAGCAGACCAATTTGCTGGCGCTCAACGCCGCCATCGAAGCCGCCCGTGCCGGTGAACAAGGCCGGGGCTTTGCCGTGGTGGCGGATGAAGTGCGCAGCCTGTCGCAACGCACCCAGTCCTCCACGCAGCAAATCGCCGGGACCGTCGATAGCCTGCGCGCCACCGTCAACGAAGCCGTCAGCCTGATGGAAGCGGCCTGCGGCCAGGCCCAGACCGATGCGCAAGCCGTCACCGGCCTTGGCGAACGCCTCGGGGAAATCGCCAGTGCCGTACAGAGCGTCACCGACACCCTGGCGCAAATCGCCACGGCGGTGGATGAACAGGCCAGCACCGCCGACGAAGTCAGCGGCAATATCCAGCAGGTCGATCAGGCGGCCATGCGCTTGCTGGAAGGCGCCCGCGCCGTGAACCTGGCGGCGGACACCTTGAGCCAAGGCAGCCAGGCCTTGAGTGCAAACACAGGGAGATTTCAACTCGGTTGA
- a CDS encoding APC family permease yields MARLQRTLSLGSVVLFGIAYMTPIIVLGTFGILAQSTSGMVPAAYLAALVAMFFTAMSYGRMAAAFPVAGSAYSYVRKAISPKLGFIAGWAVLLDYLFLPMAIWLIGAAYLHSAFPAVPQWLWVLVFIGITSGINIVGLKLANGINALLMLVQFLVLIAFVALCVHYVGGDASKPLWSIKPFFDGDMQMPLIMSGAAIACYSFLGFDAVSTLTEETRDPRRTIPRAIMLITLIGGLIFVSVSYFVQIAHPSSQFDSVDSAAYEIARNIGGDLFVSIFLIGLIVGQFASGLSAQASGSRLLFAMGRDGVLPKSIFGTLHERFGTPVNSILLCAVVALLALKLDVTTSTSFINFGAFLAFSLVNLSVIFHYWIGAQKKGLREVVLFLLFPFIGLAAGLWLMVSLDHLAIYLGLSWLAIGVVYLAVLTGGFRRQPPEMDFQEAA; encoded by the coding sequence ATGGCTCGTTTGCAACGCACCCTGTCACTGGGGTCGGTGGTGCTGTTCGGCATCGCTTACATGACACCGATCATTGTCCTCGGCACTTTTGGCATCCTCGCTCAATCCACCTCCGGCATGGTCCCCGCCGCTTACCTGGCGGCACTGGTGGCCATGTTTTTCACCGCGATGAGCTACGGCCGAATGGCCGCGGCATTCCCCGTCGCCGGTTCGGCCTACAGCTACGTGCGCAAGGCGATCAGCCCGAAACTGGGTTTCATCGCCGGTTGGGCGGTATTGCTCGATTATCTCTTCTTGCCCATGGCGATCTGGCTGATCGGCGCGGCCTACCTACACTCCGCGTTCCCGGCCGTGCCGCAATGGCTCTGGGTGCTGGTGTTCATCGGCATCACGAGCGGGATCAACATCGTCGGTCTTAAATTGGCCAACGGCATCAACGCGCTGTTGATGCTGGTGCAGTTCCTGGTCCTGATCGCCTTCGTCGCGCTGTGCGTACATTACGTCGGCGGGGATGCGAGCAAACCCTTGTGGTCGATCAAGCCGTTCTTCGACGGTGACATGCAGATGCCGTTGATCATGAGCGGCGCAGCCATCGCCTGTTATTCATTCCTGGGGTTCGACGCGGTCAGCACCTTGACCGAAGAAACCCGCGACCCGCGCCGGACCATCCCACGGGCGATCATGTTGATTACGCTGATTGGCGGATTGATCTTCGTCAGCGTGTCGTACTTCGTACAGATCGCGCATCCGTCGTCGCAGTTCGACAGTGTCGACTCGGCGGCTTATGAAATTGCTCGTAATATCGGTGGCGACCTGTTCGTCTCGATCTTCCTGATCGGCCTGATCGTCGGCCAGTTCGCGTCGGGGCTGTCGGCCCAGGCCAGCGGCTCGCGGCTGTTGTTCGCCATGGGGCGTGATGGCGTGCTGCCAAAATCGATCTTCGGCACCTTGCACGAACGCTTTGGTACGCCGGTCAACAGCATCCTTTTGTGCGCCGTGGTCGCTTTGCTGGCGCTGAAACTGGACGTCACCACTTCAACCTCATTCATCAACTTCGGCGCGTTCCTGGCGTTCAGCCTGGTGAACTTGTCAGTGATCTTTCACTACTGGATCGGCGCGCAGAAGAAGGGGCTGCGTGAGGTCGTGTTGTTCCTGCTGTTCCCATTCATCGGGCTGGCGGCGGGCCTATGGCTGATGGTCAGCCTCGATCACCTGGCGATTTATCTGGGGCTGAGTTGGCTGGCGATTGGCGTGGTGTACCTGGCGGTGCTGACGGGAGGTTTTCGTCGCCAGCCACCGGAGATGGATTTCCAGGAAGCCGCATAA